A region of Antedon mediterranea chromosome 8, ecAntMedi1.1, whole genome shotgun sequence DNA encodes the following proteins:
- the LOC140057724 gene encoding G-protein coupled receptor GRL101-like, protein MKFLNIKLYESKLEPETVKAFRCKMLLYNNQISTLAENAFAGLESLKELWLQSNQISTLAANAFAGLESLKDLYLQDNNITTIDQGAFSVFASSLGKLDIRRNNLQVYRESTFEELKYITELYSDLFRLCCLVGEIEVCEPTDAFASCADLLKREVLRILMLVIGLSSLIGNFIVIISRRINKENRSTVDSILLTNLAASDLLMAIYLLIIAGADIHYRGRYAKVASEWKNSFLCSFSGAISTLSGQCSVSTLMLMSINRAINIIYPFSTERLKRTKCKIIIGIAWLVWLVISFLPLVANKSHVGIPYFGENYYGKQSVCLALPLTRHRLPGWEYATAIFIAFNGLGFFVIAASYLTILLSVKRSAITANRMQRREEEIEMAVKLGFIVFTDFCCWFPIIVMGICSEMEWWRIPDDIYVWAATFIIPINSSVNPYLYTIIYMCKTERRP, encoded by the exons ATGAAATTCCTCAATATTAAACTGTATGAAAGCAAACTTGAGCCTGAAACTGTAAAGGCTTTCCGttgcaaaat GTTGTTGTACAACAATCAAATTAGTACATTGGCAGAgaatgcatttgctggtttggAATCACTGAAAGAACT GTGGTTGCAAAGCAATCAAATTAGTACATTGgcagccaatgcatttgctggtttggAATCATTGAAAGACCT GTATTTACAGGACAACAATATAACTACTATTGATCAAGGCGCCTTCTCTGTTTTTGCCTCATCACTTGGAAAACT agacATCAGACGCAACAATTTACAAGTTTACAGAGAAAGTACTTTTGaagaattgaaatatataacaGAATT atATTCAGATTTGTTTCGTCTCTGTTGCCTTGTTGGAGAAATTGAAGTATGTGAGCCTACTGATGCATTTGCGTCATGCGCTGACTTACTAAAGAGAGAAGTTCTTAGGATTTTGATGTTAGTTATTGGACTGTCATCTTTGATTGGTAACTTTATTGTCATCATATCGCGAAGGATAAACAAAGAAAATAGGTCTACAGTTGATTCTATTCTACTCACTAATCTTGCCGCGTCTGACCTCCTGATGGCAATTTATTTGCTGATCATCGCAGGTGCGGATATACACTACAGAGGAAGGTACGCGAAGGTTGCCAGCGAATGGAAAAACAGCTTTCTCTGCTCTTTTTCCGGTGCTATTTCAACACTGTCTGGGCAGTGTTCCGTGTCAACCTTGATGCTTATGAGTATTAACCGTGCTATAAACATCATCTATCCATTCAGCACCGAACGGCTCAAACGTACGAAATGCAAAATTATCATCGGTATTGCTTGGCTGGTATGGCTTGTTATTAGTTTCCTTCCACTGGTAGCTAACAAGTCACATGTCGGCATACCGTATTTTGGCGAGAACTACTACGGAAAACAGAGCGTGTGTCTCGCGTTGCCACTAACACGACATCGATTACCAGGCTGGGAGTACGCCACTGCCATATTCATCGCATTCAATGGCTTGGGTTTTTTTGTTATCGCAGCAAGTTATTTGACGATTTTACTCTCCGTTAAGAGATCTGCAATCACGGCTAACAGAATGCAGAGACGAGAAGAGGAAATCGAAATGGCCGTGAAACTAGGGTTTATTGTTTTCACCGATTTCTGTTGCTGGTTTCCCATCATAGTAATGGGAATTTGTTCAGAGATGGAGTGGTGGAGAATTCCTGATGATATATACGTTTGGGCAGCAACATTTATAATTCCCATTAACTCATCAGTAAACCCATATCTTTACACAATTATCTATATGTGTAAAACCGAGCGCAGGCCATAA